ATGAGTGATTCACAGTATGTCACATTATCCATGTCTAAGGATGAAAAGTATTCTTGgaaaattttaaatgtttgggaATAGTAGATTCATCAGACATATCAGCAAGCACTGTCCGTTAATCAGATTCCAGCACAGTCCAACACAAAGCATACAGACAAATATGTGACATAAATATCATCAGATATCATAAAACACACCAATGTCCATTATATATTTGATCCTGGCAGCACAATTTTACTTTGATTATCATTAATCTACTGTCTTTATTGATTTTCTTGATATGATTTCAACCACATGATCTTGTGAATTGGTCTTTTTTGTTTCAGACTTGATCCACTGCACCAACGAGATGAACGTGAACATTCCACAACTGGCCGACTCGCTGTTTGAGCGGACCACCAACACCAGCTGGGTGGTCGTATTCAAGTCACTTATCACCACACACCACCTCATGGTCTATGGCAACGAGGTGACGCTTCAGACACTGACACACCATTAACAAAGCAGCTAGACGTATTACAAACAATCAGAAATGACAAGAAAGTTGAATAATGTAACAGCGGAGTATGTgactttaaaatattaataattaattcttTGGTCCTATTTTAAGTAACACATTTCTCCCACATGCAGCGTTTCGTCCAATACTTGGCTTCAAGGAATACACTTTTCAACCTCAGTAATTTTTTGGACAAAAGTGGGTTACAAGGTAACAATTTGATTCTGTCTGTTGTTATTTCTCATTTTACCATTTTCAAAAGAGATTATTCTTTCAAATCATTAAAGCCCCATCTGCATTTTTCTTCCTAGGCTATGACATGTCCACGTTTATCAGGAGGTATAGTCGATACCTGAACGAGAAAGCTGTTTCATACAGACAGGTTGCCTTTGACTTCACGAAAGTAAAACGCGGGTAAGAACACAAAAGTTTATAGATTCTGCAATTTATCGAACAATTTGCTGGTGACCTGTACAGGGTGTGACCTGCTTTTAACTTATCTAATGTAAATTTGTGAGTAAGTGTAATCTTTGTTTTTGGATGATGGGTCACACAAAACGAGACGTGGGAAAAAGCATATTTTtcccattttaaaaacaaaccagtcgATTGAGAAAATAGTGTAGAAAAAAGTGTTAGATTATTCTGTAATAAACGTGTTTAGTTGCAGTGCTACATTAGTGTGAGTCTGTTTATCAGTCATTAAGAGCCGCACTGTTTGCCTCTCTCTTCTCTAAAATCTCCATGTGTCCACACAGAGTGGATGGTGTAATGAGGACCATGAATACAGAGAAGCTGCTCAAGACAATCCCCATAATTCAGAACCAGATGGACGCCCTCCTTGATTTCAATGTGAGTTTAAGGGGAAGCCTCTGTATCTCTTCAGCACGAGTGTGGATTTTACTGAGGCTGCTGCAAACAACCTCATTATCTGTCAGCATTTAGATAAATATCTAGACTGATTGCTTTCCCTCAGGTTAACGCCAACGAGCTGACTAATGGAGTCATCAATGCAGCCTTCATGCTCCTCTTCAAAGACTCCATCAGGCTCTTTGCTGCTTATAATGAAGGCATTATCAACCTGCTTGGTAAGACCTTCAGTGATCACTGTGTTTTAActctctttgtctcctttgGTTAATTTTGTTCCAATATGTTTCTCTATCcatttgaattttaataaaATCTTTGTTTGTCCCAAAACAGAGAAATACTTTGACATGAAGAAGACTCAGTGTAAAGAAGGTTTGGACATTTACAAGAAGTTTCTCACCCGAATGACCCGGATATCAGAGTTCCTCAAAGTAGCAGAGGTAATTTCCACTGAATATTTCTAGTTTTATGTTTCTCTACCTTAGTTTTAATTATTATGTTTTGGGGTTGTCCGTCCATCTGTTCCATTCTTTTGAACATATCTCACAAGTGCTTtaaaggaatttcttcaaatttggtacaaatgtttaTATGAACTTAAAGATGAACAGAGTAGATTTCAGTGGTTAAAGGTTAAGGTCAGGGTGGCCTCATATTCTTGTGAATATATTTCAAGTTCTCAAAGATTAACTGTGACTTCATACAAGtatagactgaaactgcactgattGGCAGAGGAGTACAACTGCTGTGCAATAATTCTAGTTTTAcagatgctgttgtgaatgagATATTTGTCTGcctgaaagcagcagagttaaaatgtaactttctttgtttttctttctaacaGCAAGTGGGCATTGATCGAGGTGACATTCCAGACCTTTCACAGGTAAGCAAAGACATCTGCAGACACAGGAATTTTGCTCTCAATAGGAAGtatttcctttctctctttttcttactTCCAGTTATAActcctcttcttttcatctGCGTTGTCTTTGTCCAGCTAGTTTATATTACATCCAGCacagatatgttttttaaatctagaCATGTTGCATGATTTCCTTCTCGAGTGCATGTTTGCCAGAGGAGGTGGTCGTCTtctgctgtttcttcttcttctgcctctcctccttttcttctgaGCCTtaccttcttcttctcctccttctttctaCAGTAAATAAAGGTGTAAAGTCCACATTTAGTGTTttgcaataaatctgcacagTGACAGTTAGATGTTTACTGCTTAAAAATAAGATGCACATATTATTGTGCTGGTCTGTAGGGACCAATTTTATATTAGTGTTTAACCCCAGAGAGCTGCAGCTAAAATGCATCCCCCCCTCTAACTGTCACCACCtttatattctgtatttttccttTATCTTTCCACTTTAGTTCACAGTTTGTGTAAGTACTATCATTTCACTCTTCTTCTATATCCGTGACTTGCCTCAGTGTTGTCTTTTTGCATGCCTCTGCTCTGAATCTGTCTCCTAACATCGTGGTgaaaaaacagttgaaggaaaaaACACTTGCTGTGGTAAAATCCTGTTCATATTGTCATGGTCATTTTATCGAGGTGTGAAAAagtagactgtttataaagatgggcctacttcctccctttgtacaaaaatgaagccaaaatatctcaaacATGGGTGCTGACATCTTTTGAGTTTGTTTGGAGCCAGAGGTCCtcttcagacctggtattaaaatgcTTAATGCGTCCCCTGTGATTTGATCACACTTCCtcgctctatatgcaaataatcatgtACTTCACTTGTGTTCATGAAGACCAGATAATGTTGGTTTAACCCCGAGTTTACAGATATGTCCGATGACAATCTATGTGTTGGTGAAAGAAGGAGAGCGAGTGGAGTCAGGAGGGCCTAAATGAATGAATCTTGTGCAGCTGTGCTTTGAAGAAAGActtttaaaccaaaaaaaaaaaaaaaaacattgatctGATGATCAGTGATGTCTGGACTCTGagaaactttaaaatatgttgAATTCATTGTGAAGCTGTAGCaagtccttcatatgtggcccaggacggATTTGCAGGTGTTAATACCAGGTTTGAGCCATGATGAGAATTACCTAAACCAGttttggggagggggaggagccaCCAGgggtgatccagatgttttggcatGCGTCATGGCATCCACTTTTATACTCAGTCTATGTGTAAGATCCAGTGTAGCTCATCTACTGTGAAATGGCTGCCCTGTTGTGCTTAGACATGACCAATTCAACAACAGACAGGTTGTTGAACGTGATGTGGTGCAGTACATCATCCCACACAGATGTCGCTCTCATCCAAAGTAGCTTCTCGGCTGGAATGCAGTCATTGATCAGTGGTGGGAAACTAAAGCACAAAGCTGATAGTTCACCTTCACCAAGAGCAATAGTAAAGGGGGAAAGACATGAATTGACATCAGGGATTTTggcagcagtgttttctgctctATCTTGGTTGCCCACCACTGTCCATTTTGGTCTTGATGTTCATGCAGACTACGTTTTCTGAGTCTCAGGAACTCgctgattttgttttctgtcacgACAGGCTCCAAGTAGTCTCCTTGAAGCTCTGGAGCAGCACTTGGCCTCTTTAGAGGGCAAAAAAGTCAAAGACTCCACTGCAGCCAGCAGGTTCGTTAATCACTATTTCTGAATCCCTTTCATCTTCTTCCCTGAGTCTCAGGGTCTGTCTTTTGTTTCCATCTATATTGCTGGGCGATAAGTGTTATGAGTTCAGTAAAAGCTTTGCCTGTGCTGCATTGAgtgtgaatttgtttttgcCCTGCAGGGCCAGCACTCTGTCAAATGCAGTGTCATCGCTGGCCAGCACGGGGATGTCGTTCACTAAAGTGGATGAGCGGGAGAAGCAGGCAGCTCTCGAAGAGGAACAGGCTCGACTCAAAGCACTGAAGGTTAGCGTGctatttaagaaagaaaaacatttaaacgtTTATATAGAATAAAGAATCTTGTGGCATGTATATTTAATATTGAATCTCTTACATAGGAACAAAGGCTGAAAGAGCTCTCCAAGAGGCCGTCCTTTGCCACCACTGATACGTCGCCTATCTCCACCACTGGGGGCACAATCAGCACAGCACCAGCCATCGACCTCTTCTCTACACCCAGCTGCTCAAATGGGTACCTCTTAGTTCTACAAAATATCCTCTGTATAATTTTAAAAGGCAGGAAAGAGGATTTGGGAGTTTATCTCTCCCTACTTCTTTTGATCTATTTCCATTTCATCAGCTTTAAGATTAGAAGAATCATGTTTTTCCTCACTGTTTTCTCTATGTTGGTAGGACCTAGTTGATTAATCAGTTAGTCGCTTTAAAATTAATATGAAATAACTTAAATAACTTGTTGGAccttctcaaatgtgagaacagattgtttgtttgtctagCATGATACTGAACTGGGTTTTGGACTGACGATCATTCAGAACAAGCATTTTAAGGATTTCAGCTTGAGCTCAGGGAAATCATGACAGACATTTCTCACTATTTCCTGATATTTTACAGGCTTAATGGGTTAGTTGTTGAATCCTCACACAACTTTGATCAACTGtactttaaacacacaaactcctcTGACGCTCTGTTTATGTAGATAGaagaaagaaattgaaaaagagTACATTTTCTAATGAGTTCCTGCAAAAGTGTGATTTAAAAACGACATGGCTACtgataacaaaaacatttagcaCCTTTGCGTTTTTTTTACCATAACTCTAAACGGTTACCTCTTTTAAAGCCTTTGCACAAACAGgagtatttttaaaattatagaACCATTTCACATTCTTTCTGCTCCCAGTGCCGTGAAGATGGAGAGTGACCTGTTTGACCTGCAGTCGACCTTCCAGCCGTCCATGCAGTCCGGTTCAACAGGGCTTCCAGTGGCCACAGCATGGGCAGGTGAGCAGCTTATGTGTTTTCTGGCAGCTCTGCATGCTCTCCTACTCTTGTTGTTGTCTGACTCTGACACCCACCTGTTCCTTTCCActcttctgtcttcttcttttctttttctcttgacTCCACCTGCCTAGATCCTTTCACCTCTGCTGAAGCTGGAGATGATTCCATGCCAAACCTCAACCCTTTCCTCTCAAAACTCGTTGTCGATGCCACTCACTTACCTGTCGTGTCTTCAGACGGTGTTAGCTTTTCCTCTATGACATCTGGTCATGAAATGTTTGGTGGTAACGactcatttttgtttctcctcctaATGTCTCGTTGCTCTACTTCATTTCTCTGTAGTTGCGTATGCTCATGTTTAGTTTGCATGTTACTGTGCTGCAGTAGTTTGAATGTGATTATCTGTCTTTGCTCATAAACCAAActttatctcctctcctccactgtaGTGACTATAAGCCCATGTTGCTTTACAGCcattcttcatcctctcttttaATGAATAGTTTGGTGTTGTATTGTAAAGACAAATAGAACTTTTAACGTgaaacctgtttttcttttaccaaCACTATGTTTGATTCTCCAGATCGTTACAATCCCTTTACTGACACAAACTCAACTGTTTCAACCAATTACAAACGCACAGTGCGGATAGAACCCTCCGTCTCAGGTACTATGATGGCTCACCATCGCAGCCTATGTTTCCCGAACCCTGGCAAACATAGGGTCCAGTGAAAACAACCCCAGGGCCATTGTTTTTGATGatagaaatgttgaaataaactAAGATTAATGGaagagtttgacatttttgggaAATACTGTAtgctttgatttattgataccactcttatgttttttaaatatgataatAGCATAAAAACTGGAAACATGGGGAAATGGTTTgtctggctctgtccaaaggtaaaataaatattttcctaCCTGCACCTCTAAAGCTTGGTAATTATAGCTTATTTGTTTGAAgaactgtaaaaataacatGCTGCAGTAGAACAGTGGGTTATGCACAGGACAGCAATATATCTTAGCCAGGATCAGAGTACATATATAATTACTGCAAACATTTGTAGCCAGAGTTCGTGCAGTTGTGATTGTGGGAGTCAGTAGCAGTAGCGAGGTCCTCTTGACTTTTAGTCTCAGCTGTTCATCATGACATTTTACCCCGATTTTATAGCACcagataactaattaaaaccaattgAATTGTAAACATCTTTGAGGAAAAATATGTTATATGTATTTTGACTTTGTAGTCCtttcccatccactaacatggagaaggagaGGTTTATGAACTTTATTGCAGCCAGACCCGAGGtggtgattgagatgctttgtaCAGCAACAAAGTCAAGGCAACCATTAAATAATTAATCTAATTTCCCCTTGACCTCATCCTCTGAAGAAAAGCAAATGTCAGTTAGAGGAACTTTCTCCCCAGGGAGCGTTCATCAAACCTCTTGGAGGAAAAGCCCCTTCTGAGATTGTTTTGGGTCATTTAGAAGTGCTGGCAggtgtatttttgtttccttaGGCAGTCTCGTCCAAAAAAATGTTGTTCGTGGCTCAACCATTGCCAGACCTCAATGTGACGCTATCCTGTCTGACAGCAAAGTGCACTGGCCAATTAATTGCTTCCAAGTCCACAAATGGCTGTTTACCTCAATGCAGAGTTACTGTGTTTCTGACGACAAGCCTTCAAATTTATGGATCTAACGGATCTCATTCCTTCACCAGTGCAGTTAACACAGGactgttttcacattatttcCACTTCACCTAGCCTCATGTTTATTGCACTGACAGGACAGTGGTATCAATATTCTTTTTTGGACAGTAAGCGAATAAccgtatttcccaaaatgttgtgtttccaaATGTTCCTGAAGTATTCCTTCAATCCCTGCCTCAGGATAACTATAAGCACTACTTTATCCTTTGACAACTCTTAAACTCTGTTAAACACTTACTATTCAACAGCTACAAAAGTGTAATATTTCCGCTGACTTCTTCCTACCTGTCATTTCCAACCTGTCTCTCTGGCGTGGCCTTGAAATACCTTCTCCCTttgctctctgtcttcctctctttctcttcattgtCTTCCTGCTTCCTGTGGTGTGTCAGACTCCTTCTGTGGTCCAGTGCCCATTGCCCAGCACCTCCCACACCAGGCTCCCTTCCCCTCTGAGCCCTCTACTGTAGCAGGTCTATTCAGAGGTACTGAAGCACATTCAGCTGCAGATTAATACTCCTGTGGAGAGACGCTTGTGGTATTCGGCAGAAGCATCCAGTGCTTGCTATATGGACTCTGTACTTACAGTGCAGGAACCTAACATCTGCAGAAACCTAACGTCTTCGCAGTGGTTTCCAgtaatttcacattttgtgaTTCTTGAACTGCATCTGTCCTTTTCCCTCTTCTCTTATGAAGAATATTCAACGCCACAGGCGCCTCCGCAACAGCCAACAGGGGGACTCCAAGTGGACTTTGAGTCCGTTTTTGGAGCCAAAGCCTCAGGCAGCAACAGTATCAATTCTGATGGTGAGGATTTataaaataagtaaacatgGAATACCTGCACCAaaggtttctgttttttatacctctgccaaggacgtTAAGTCACCTCTGTACAtatgtttgttggttggtttgtaagcaaAATTAGACCAAAACCAGTAAGTTTTgattggaaaaagaacataatcTTCTTGGCAGAGTTTTTTACTGAGCACtaatacacattttattgttaagACAGCTGATCATGTACATTGATGAAGctaaattttttttcttttccatcgaAAGGCCAAATATACTTGGTTTACTATCCTGTAGtaggaaaaataaaagctgcaaatCCAAGAATCAGCAAACATTCgtcatgtttgaaaaaatgACCAACACTATTGCTCCGTTATGAAAACATTCCACAATTAATTTTCTGTCAGTCGATGAATCATCGTAGCTGTAATTGTCTGGTCAGATATTACCGGGGGCATCCTGAAACCAACCCTCGCCGGTTCCAACCAGCCATGCTGTCAGCAGCCAGAGAAGCTGGTGTCAGATGACCTTGACTCCTCCCTGGCTAACCTTGTCGGCAGTGAGTTTGCTGCTTTGCTTTAAGCTGCACTAATTAACATGAGTTCATTAACGGGAAAAAAACCGACATTCAACAACTCTtgtttgaattttcttttcagaCCTCGGCATTGGAAACGGCACGATGAAGAAGTAAGTGGTGGATCGACGCTCAGTGttcagaaacagaagcagcatCTCCGTGTTTCAGGCCACTCACACGCTGGTGCTAACATCATCTGTGTTAATCTGCAGTGACATTCACTGGAGCCAGCCAGGGGAGAAGAGGATGACCGGCGGCACCAACTGGCAGCCAAAGGCGGCACCGTCCACGACCTGGAACCCCGTCTCCATGGTGATGCACACAGATCTTTCACTGTAGAGCTGTACTTGTTTCTTGTTGTCATTTCTTGCTGTTTT
The Paralichthys olivaceus isolate ysfri-2021 chromosome 11, ASM2471397v2, whole genome shotgun sequence genome window above contains:
- the picalmb gene encoding phosphatidylinositol binding clathrin assembly protein b isoform X15; the protein is MSGQSITDRITAAQHSVTGSAVSKTVCKATTHEIMGPKKKHLDYLIHCTNEMNVNIPQLADSLFERTTNTSWVVVFKSLITTHHLMVYGNERFVQYLASRNTLFNLSNFLDKSGLQGYDMSTFIRRYSRYLNEKAVSYRQVAFDFTKVKRGVDGVMRTMNTEKLLKTIPIIQNQMDALLDFNVNANELTNGVINAAFMLLFKDSIRLFAAYNEGIINLLEKYFDMKKTQCKEGLDIYKKFLTRMTRISEFLKVAEQVGIDRGDIPDLSQAPSSLLEALEQHLASLEGKKVKDSTAASRASTLSNAVSSLASTGMSFTKVDEREKQAALEEEQARLKALKEQRLKELSKRPSFATTDTSPISTTGGTISTAPAIDLFSTPSCSNGAVKMESDLFDLQSTFQPSMQSGSTGLPVATAWAEYSTPQAPPQQPTGGLQVDFESVFGAKASGSNSINSDDITGGILKPTLAGSNQPCCQQPEKLVSDDLDSSLANLVGNLGIGNGTMKNDIHWSQPGEKRMTGGTNWQPKAAPSTTWNPVSMPQSIMAFPATTPTGMMGYGMPPQMGSMGMMNPPTMMYSQPVMRPPNPFGSVSSAQVGARQTDYCTEPMPSEPSAASSPSSQSPLRAPGQDPFAHLSLKDFL
- the picalmb gene encoding phosphatidylinositol binding clathrin assembly protein b isoform X11; translated protein: MSGQSITDRITAAQHSVTGSAVSKTVCKATTHEIMGPKKKHLDYLIHCTNEMNVNIPQLADSLFERTTNTSWVVVFKSLITTHHLMVYGNERFVQYLASRNTLFNLSNFLDKSGLQGYDMSTFIRRYSRYLNEKAVSYRQVAFDFTKVKRGVDGVMRTMNTEKLLKTIPIIQNQMDALLDFNVNANELTNGVINAAFMLLFKDSIRLFAAYNEGIINLLEKYFDMKKTQCKEGLDIYKKFLTRMTRISEFLKVAEQVGIDRGDIPDLSQAPSSLLEALEQHLASLEGKKVKDSTAASRASTLSNAVSSLASTGMSFTKVDEREKQAALEEEQARLKALKEQRLKELSKRPSFATTDTSPISTTGGTISTAPAIDLFSTPSCSNGAVKMESDLFDLQSTFQPSMQSGSTGLPVATAWADPFTSAEAGDDSMPNLNPFLSKLVVDATHLPVVSSDGVSFSSMTSGHEMFGDRYNPFTDTNSTVSTNYKRTVRIEPSVSDSFCGPVPIAQHLPHQAPFPSEPSTVAGLFREYSTPQAPPQQPTGGLQVDFESVFGAKASGSNSINSDDITGGILKPTLAGSNQPCCQQPEKLVSDDLDSSLANLVGNLGIGNGTMKNDIHWSQPGEKRMTGGTNWQPKAAPSTTWNPVSMPPQMGSMGMMNPPTMMYSQPVMRPPNPFGSVSSAQMQFM
- the picalmb gene encoding phosphatidylinositol binding clathrin assembly protein b isoform X14, translating into MSGQSITDRITAAQHSVTGSAVSKTVCKATTHEIMGPKKKHLDYLIHCTNEMNVNIPQLADSLFERTTNTSWVVVFKSLITTHHLMVYGNERFVQYLASRNTLFNLSNFLDKSGLQGYDMSTFIRRYSRYLNEKAVSYRQVAFDFTKVKRGVDGVMRTMNTEKLLKTIPIIQNQMDALLDFNVNANELTNGVINAAFMLLFKDSIRLFAAYNEGIINLLEKYFDMKKTQCKEGLDIYKKFLTRMTRISEFLKVAEQVGIDRGDIPDLSQAPSSLLEALEQHLASLEGKKVKDSTAASRASTLSNAVSSLASTGMSFTKVDEREKQAALEEEQARLKALKEQRLKELSKRPSFATTDTSPISTTGGTISTAPAIDLFSTPSCSNGAVKMESDLFDLQSTFQPSMQSGSTGLPVATAWADSFCGPVPIAQHLPHQAPFPSEPSTVAGLFREYSTPQAPPQQPTGGLQVDFESVFGAKASGSNSINSDDITGGILKPTLAGSNQPCCQQPEKLVSDDLDSSLANLVGNLGIGNGTMKNDIHWSQPGEKRMTGGTNWQPKAAPSTTWNPVSMPQSIMAFPATTPTGMMGYGMPPQMGSMGMMNPPTMMYSQPVMRPPNPFGSVSSAQPSAASSPSSQSPLRAPGQDPFAHLSLKDFL
- the picalmb gene encoding phosphatidylinositol binding clathrin assembly protein b isoform X1, with the translated sequence MSGQSITDRITAAQHSVTGSAVSKTVCKATTHEIMGPKKKHLDYLIHCTNEMNVNIPQLADSLFERTTNTSWVVVFKSLITTHHLMVYGNERFVQYLASRNTLFNLSNFLDKSGLQGYDMSTFIRRYSRYLNEKAVSYRQVAFDFTKVKRGVDGVMRTMNTEKLLKTIPIIQNQMDALLDFNVNANELTNGVINAAFMLLFKDSIRLFAAYNEGIINLLEKYFDMKKTQCKEGLDIYKKFLTRMTRISEFLKVAEQVGIDRGDIPDLSQAPSSLLEALEQHLASLEGKKVKDSTAASRASTLSNAVSSLASTGMSFTKVDEREKQAALEEEQARLKALKEQRLKELSKRPSFATTDTSPISTTGGTISTAPAIDLFSTPSCSNGAVKMESDLFDLQSTFQPSMQSGSTGLPVATAWADPFTSAEAGDDSMPNLNPFLSKLVVDATHLPVVSSDGVSFSSMTSGHEMFGDRYNPFTDTNSTVSTNYKRTVRIEPSVSDSFCGPVPIAQHLPHQAPFPSEPSTVAGLFREYSTPQAPPQQPTGGLQVDFESVFGAKASGSNSINSDDITGGILKPTLAGSNQPCCQQPEKLVSDDLDSSLANLVGNLGIGNGTMKNDIHWSQPGEKRMTGGTNWQPKAAPSTTWNPVSMPQSIMAFPATTPTGMMGYGMPPQMGSMGMMNPPTMMYSQPVMRPPNPFGSVSSAQVGARQTDYCTEPMPSEPSAASSPSSQSPLRAPGQDPFAHLSLKDFL
- the picalmb gene encoding phosphatidylinositol binding clathrin assembly protein b isoform X4 — translated: MSGQSITDRITAAQHSVTGSAVSKTVCKATTHEIMGPKKKHLDYLIHCTNEMNVNIPQLADSLFERTTNTSWVVVFKSLITTHHLMVYGNERFVQYLASRNTLFNLSNFLDKSGLQGYDMSTFIRRYSRYLNEKAVSYRQVAFDFTKVKRGVDGVMRTMNTEKLLKTIPIIQNQMDALLDFNVNANELTNGVINAAFMLLFKDSIRLFAAYNEGIINLLEKYFDMKKTQCKEGLDIYKKFLTRMTRISEFLKVAEQVGIDRGDIPDLSQAPSSLLEALEQHLASLEGKKVKDSTAASRASTLSNAVSSLASTGMSFTKVDEREKQAALEEEQARLKALKEQRLKELSKRPSFATTDTSPISTTGGTISTAPAIDLFSTPSCSNGAVKMESDLFDLQSTFQPSMQSGSTGLPVATAWADPFTSAEAGDDSMPNLNPFLSKLVVDATHLPVVSSDGVSFSSMTSGHEMFGDRYNPFTDTNSTVSTNYKRTVRIEPSVSDSFCGPVPIAQHLPHQAPFPSEPSTVAGLFREYSTPQAPPQQPTGGLQVDFESVFGAKASGSNSINSDDITGGILKPTLAGSNQPCCQQPEKLVSDDLDSSLANLVGNLGIGNGTMKNDIHWSQPGEKRMTGGTNWQPKAAPSTTWNPVSMPQSIMAFPATTPTGMMGYGMPPQMGSMGMMNPPTMMYSQPVMRPPNPFGSVSSAQVGARQTDYCTEPMPSEMQFM
- the picalmb gene encoding phosphatidylinositol binding clathrin assembly protein b isoform X2 codes for the protein MSGQSITDRITAAQHSVTGSAVSKTVCKATTHEIMGPKKKHLDYLIHCTNEMNVNIPQLADSLFERTTNTSWVVVFKSLITTHHLMVYGNERFVQYLASRNTLFNLSNFLDKSGLQGYDMSTFIRRYSRYLNEKAVSYRQVAFDFTKVKRGVDGVMRTMNTEKLLKTIPIIQNQMDALLDFNVNANELTNGVINAAFMLLFKDSIRLFAAYNEGIINLLEKYFDMKKTQCKEGLDIYKKFLTRMTRISEFLKVAEQVGIDRGDIPDLSQAPSSLLEALEQHLASLEGKKVKDSTAASRASTLSNAVSSLASTGMSFTKVDEREKQAALEEEQARLKALKEQRLKELSKRPSFATTDTSPISTTGGTISTAPAIDLFSTPSCSNGAVKMESDLFDLQSTFQPSMQSGSTGLPVATAWADPFTSAEAGDDSMPNLNPFLSKLVVDATHLPVVSSDGVSFSSMTSGHEMFGDRYNPFTDTNSTVSTNYKRTVRIEPSVSDSFCGPVPIAQHLPHQAPFPSEPSTVAGLFREYSTPQAPPQQPTGGLQVDFESVFGAKASGSNSINSDDITGGILKPTLAGSNQPCCQQPEKLVSDDLDSSLANLVGNLGIGNGTMKNDIHWSQPGEKRMTGGTNWQPKAAPSTTWNPVSMPQSIMAFPATTPTGMMGYGMPPQMGSMGMMNPPTMMYSQPVMRPPNPFGSVSSAQPSAASSPSSQSPLRAPGQDPFAHLSLKDFL
- the picalmb gene encoding phosphatidylinositol binding clathrin assembly protein b isoform X12, coding for MSGQSITDRITAAQHSVTGSAVSKTVCKATTHEIMGPKKKHLDYLIHCTNEMNVNIPQLADSLFERTTNTSWVVVFKSLITTHHLMVYGNERFVQYLASRNTLFNLSNFLDKSGLQGYDMSTFIRRYSRYLNEKAVSYRQVAFDFTKVKRGVDGVMRTMNTEKLLKTIPIIQNQMDALLDFNVNANELTNGVINAAFMLLFKDSIRLFAAYNEGIINLLEKYFDMKKTQCKEGLDIYKKFLTRMTRISEFLKVAEQVGIDRGDIPDLSQAPSSLLEALEQHLASLEGKKVKDSTAASRASTLSNAVSSLASTGMSFTKVDEREKQAALEEEQARLKALKEQRLKELSKRPSFATTDTSPISTTGGTISTAPAIDLFSTPSCSNGAVKMESDLFDLQSTFQPSMQSGSTGLPVATAWADSFCGPVPIAQHLPHQAPFPSEPSTVAGLFREYSTPQAPPQQPTGGLQVDFESVFGAKASGSNSINSDDITGGILKPTLAGSNQPCCQQPEKLVSDDLDSSLANLVGNLGIGNGTMKNDIHWSQPGEKRMTGGTNWQPKAAPSTTWNPVSMPQSIMAFPATTPTGMMGYGMPPQMGSMGMMNPPTMMYSQPVMRPPNPFGSVSSAQVGARQTDYCTEPMPSEPSAASSPSSQSPLRAPGQDPFAHLSLKDFL
- the picalmb gene encoding phosphatidylinositol binding clathrin assembly protein b isoform X13 translates to MSGQSITDRITAAQHSVTGSAVSKTVCKATTHEIMGPKKKHLDYLIHCTNEMNVNIPQLADSLFERTTNTSWVVVFKSLITTHHLMVYGNERFVQYLASRNTLFNLSNFLDKSGLQGYDMSTFIRRYSRYLNEKAVSYRQVAFDFTKVKRGVDGVMRTMNTEKLLKTIPIIQNQMDALLDFNVNANELTNGVINAAFMLLFKDSIRLFAAYNEGIINLLEKYFDMKKTQCKEGLDIYKKFLTRMTRISEFLKVAEQVGIDRGDIPDLSQAPSSLLEALEQHLASLEGKKVKDSTAASRASTLSNAVSSLASTGMSFTKVDEREKQAALEEEQARLKALKEQRLKELSKRPSFATTDTSPISTTGGTISTAPAIDLFSTPSCSNGAVKMESDLFDLQSTFQPSMQSGSTGLPVATAWADRYNPFTDTNSTVSTNYKRTVRIEPSVSEYSTPQAPPQQPTGGLQVDFESVFGAKASGSNSINSDDITGGILKPTLAGSNQPCCQQPEKLVSDDLDSSLANLVGNLGIGNGTMKNDIHWSQPGEKRMTGGTNWQPKAAPSTTWNPVSMPQSIMAFPATTPTGMMGYGMPPQMGSMGMMNPPTMMYSQPVMRPPNPFGSVSSAQVGARQTDYCTEPMPSEPSAASSPSSQSPLRAPGQDPFAHLSLKDFL